CGCTATTCAGATCATGGAGATGATTGCGGATTTCATCCGGGCAATGTCTTCCGGGCGGGAGAGACGGTGGTCTCCGTCCCGAACCAGCGTCAGCACGACGTCGTCCAGCGGCAGGAACTCCATGAGTTTCAGGGCGTGCTGATACGGCACATCCGGATCCTTCATGCCCTGCAGGATATGCACCGGGCAGCCGGTCTCGATGAGGCCCTTGAGCACGCGGTTCTTCGCGCCGTCTTCCATGAGATCACGCGTAAAGATGTTGGGTTCGGGGCTGTAGTCCGACGCTTCCTCGAAGTAGCCTCGCTCCGAGAGCGACTGCCGCTCCGCCTCCGTCAGGCTGGGTTCGATCAGGTCCGACGTGAAATCGGGCGCCGGTGCGATGAGCACCAGGCCAGCGACCGTGACCGGCAGGCCGAGCCGCTTCGCTTCCTGGATGACGCGAAGTGCGATCCAGCCGCCCATGGAGGAGCCGACGAGCACGACCCTGGAAGTGCCGGCGTCTGCGATGACCGCCAGCGCCTCCTCGGTCCAGCGTGAAATGGTGCCCTTCCGGAAATCGCCCCCGGACACGCCGTGCCCCGAATAGTCGAAGCGGATCGCGGTGAGGCCCTGTTCGGCAGCCAGCGCGTCCATCTCGATCGCCTTGGTGCCGGCCATGTCGGATCGGTAGCCGCCGAGCCAGATGACCGCCGGCTTGTCCTTGGCGACGCCGAGGCGTGTGATGACGGCGATGTCGCGTGCCGCCTCGCCGGTTCCGACAGTGATCGTCTTCTCCTGCAAGATATTCGCTGTTGTGCCCATGGTAGCCGCTCTCCTTTTGTCGAAGGTGGTAAAACACATTCGCAGAGTCGCGGACAACAGGTGATTTTCTTTCAGAAGCATGCTATTGACACTGCCGTCGCAGATATCACATAGCCATTTGACGCGAATGCGCGCGGGTTAACGCTGCGACATTCTGTAATTGTTTGAGGAGAATACGACCATTCGCAGACCGTTCAAGACCGATGCCCCCGTGAAAGACGGGCCGCGCTCCAACCGTGAAATCCGCATTCCGAAAGTCCAGTTGATCAATGACGAGGGCGTGAACCTTGGCATCATTTCGACTGATGAGGCGCTGCGAATGGCGGAGGAGGCCGGGCTCGATCTGGTCGAGATTTCGCCAAATGCCGAGCCGCCGGTCTGCAAGATCCTCGATCTGGGCAAGCTGAAGTTCGCCAACCAGAAGAAGGCGGCCGAAGCGCGTCGTAAGCAGAAGATCGTCGAGGTCAAGGAAATCAAGATGCGTCCGAACATCGACACCCATGATTATGAGGTGAAGATGAAGGCGATGAACCGCTTCTTCGAAGAGGGCGACAAGGTCAAGGTGACCCTGAAGTTCCGTGGCCGCGAAATGGCCCACCAGGAACTCGGCATGAAGCTCCTGCTTCAGGTCAAGGAAGACACGCTGACCATCGCAAAGGTTGAGGCTGAGCCGAAACTCGAAGGCCGACAGATGATGATGGTGCTCGCTCCGAAGTGAGCCGTCGTCACCGTGACGTTCAAAAGGCCGCCTTTCGGGGCGGCTTTTTTCGTTTGGTGCGTCCGGTGGATCGCCGCCGATGAGGGTCTGCGAGCCTGACAGTTCGCCGGCGCGCATCTGGCCGAAGGCGAGGCTATGGGGCCTGGCCTTGCTATCGGCGCCGACGTTCTCGCCCTCTCCTCGAAGATTCCGGCCGCCACCCGTTGCGCTTTCCTGGGTCTGCGGTTATAAGCGCCCGTCCGAACGGTCCGGCAGGGCATGCCGTGGCCGTTCTTTATGCTTGAAAACGGGCATTCGTCTGCCTGTTTCGATACAAGAACAATGGAGTAGCAAAATGCCCAAGATGAAGACGAAATCCTCCGCGAAAAAGCGGTTCAAGATCACGGCTTCCGGCAAGGTCCTCGCGGCTGCTGCTGGCAAGCGTCACGGCATGATCAAGCGGTCCAACAAGTTCATTCGCGATGCCCGCGGCACGATGGTTCTGGCTGAACCTGACGGCAAGAAGGTCATCAAGAACTACCTGCCAAACGGTCTCTGAGACCCGCTCGCTGTTGGACAATTAAGGAGATCATGACATGGCACGCGTAAAACGTGGCGTAACTTCCCGCGCCAAGCACAACAAGGTATTCAAGCAGGCCAAGGGCTTCTACGGCCGCCGCAAGAACACGATCCGGGCCGCCAAGGCTGCCGTCGATCGTTCCAAGCAGTTTGCTTACCGCGACCGCAAGAACAACAAGCGCAACTTCCGCGCTCTGTGGATCCAGCGTATCAACGCTGCCGTCCGCGAATTCGGCCTGACCTACGGCCGCTTCATCGACGGCTTGAACAAGGCTGGCATCGAAGTCGACCGCAAGGTCCTCTCCGACCTCGCCATCCATGAGCCGGCAGCCTTCGCGAAGCTCGTAGACGCTTCGAAGAAGTCGCTCGCCTACCTCAAGGATGCCGGCACGACCAACGAGTTTGAAAGCGCGGTCAAGTAAACCAGCGCTCCCAAGCCTCTTTGGATTTTGATTGGGAAACCCGCGCTGGACCTCCGGCGCGGGTTTTTTGTTTGCCGCAGTGGCGGGGAAGGATTGGACATGGCCTATCTGGGGGATGGGTCCGATGCGCCGAGTGGCGAAATCGAACTCGAAGACGATGAAATTGCGGACGTGTTGAGAGCGCTGGTCCAGAGCGACGACCGGGTGCAATGTCTCGACCTGCCGCATCGCCGGCTCTGGATCAAGCGCCAGGGCGTCAAGGTGCTGCCGCGTTTCGTCTCCTTCCAGGGTTTGGTCGCAGCGCTTCTGCGGGTTCCGCATCTGAGGCCCTCGCCGCAACTGGCGCCCGACGCCATGCAGGCGCGCGAGATCGCCCGGATGCACATTTTCGCGGCGGCAGGCTTTCCGGTGCCGCCGATCGTTTTTCAGTCGAAGACGGCAATGGTCATGGCCGATGTCGGCCCGACCTTGGCCGAGCGGCTGAACACTCTGCGCACGTCGGATCCGGTGGGCCATGACGCGCTTCTGGTCCAGGCGGCCGATGGGCTTGGTCGCGTTCATGCCGCCGGCCTTAGCCACGGGCGCCCGCATGTGCGTGATTTCTTCCTGAGCGACGACGAGGTCGGCTTCATGGATTTCGAGGAGGATCCAGCCTCGGTCATGCCGCTCGAAATGGCTCAGGCGCGCGACGTATTCCTGTATTTTCTCATCGTGGCGTCGCGTGCGATACGACCGGATGAAACCTGCCCGGCGGCACTCGGGGCATGGTCGCGCCACGCCACGGATGCGACACAACGCGAATTGCGATCGCTGACGACACTGGCCAGCCGAATTTTGCCGCTGATACGGTTGATCGGCCGCGTTCACATGGGTAGTGATCTGCGACGCTTCATCATGGCAACGGAATTTCTGATGAAGGCCCCACTCGACAGGGTGGCGAGCCCGAACACCGCCAAGGCAGGACAAGATGGTTGAACTAGACGTTTTGAAGGCACAGCTTCTGGCGGACATCGCCGCAGCCGGCGATGAGCCCGCGATCGAGGCGGTGCGCGTGGCGGCCCTCGGCAAGAAAGGCTCGGTTTCCGAACTCCTGAAGACGCTCGGCACGATGACGCCGGAAGAGCGCCAGACGCGCGGGGCCGCGATCAATGCTCTCAAGACCGAGATCACCGAGGAAATCGGAACCCGCAAGGCGGCGCTGAAGGATGCGGCGATCAATGCCCGCCTGAAGGCAGAGACGCTGGATGTATCGCTGCCGGTGCGTTCCTCGCCCGCCGAACGCGGCCGTATCCATCCGATCAGCCAGATCGTCGACGAGATCACCGCGATCTTCGCCGACATGGGGTTCTCGATTGCCGAAGGTCCCGATATCGAGACCGACCACTACAACTTCACTGCCCTGAACTTTCCAGATGGCCATCCGGCCCGCGAAATGCACGACACCTTCTTCTTGTCCCCGGATGAGAACGGTGATCGCAAGGTGCTGCGCACGCATACCTCGCCGGTGCAGGTGCGCACCATGGAGAGCCAGAAGCCACCGATCCGTATCGTCATCCCGGGCAAGACCTATCGCCAGGACAGTGACGCCACCCATTCGCCGATGTTCCATCAGGTCGAAGGCCTCGTCATCGACAAGACGGCGAATGTCGGCCACATGCGCTGGATCCTGGAAGAATTCTGCAAGGCCTTCTTCGAGGTCGATAGCGTCACTATGCGCTTCCGCCCGTCCTTCTTCCCCTTTACCGAGCCGAGCTTCGAAGTCGATATCCAGTGCGACCGCTCCTCGGGTCCGATCGTCAAGTTCGGCGAAGGCAAGGACTGGATGGAAATCCTCGGCTGCGGCATGGTTCACCCGAACGTGCTGCGATCAGGCGGCCTCGATCCTGACGAATACCAGGGCTTCGCATGGGGCATGGGGCTCGATCGCATTGCCATGCTGAAATACGGCATGCCGGACCTGCGCGACTTCTTCAACGCCGATGTACGCTGGATGAGCCATTACGGCTTCCGCCCGCTCGACGTGCCGACGCTGTTTGGCGGACTGAGCAGCTAAGCTGAACGATGCGTGGCTGCCTCATGGGATGAGGATGGCCAGACGGGGCGGCGGACCAATCCCGCCGCTCCGCGTGAATGAAGGCAATGCGACGTGATTGAACATCTCGACAACATGCGCCCGGTCGACCTCCTCTGCGATGACGACCTCTTGCATGTGGAACTGACGGACGGTCGTATCGTCAGCGTCCCGATCTCATGGTATCCGCCCCTCAAGGACGCGATGCCTGTGGAGCGGAACAACGTGGAATTCATGCCGACGAGCATTCACTGGCCCGACATCGATCTCGATGTGACGGTGGTCAGCATGCTCCTCGGAAGGCAGGCGTCAGGCGCGCGGTCGCTGGATGCTTCTGGCAAGATGCAGATGGGAACGAGACAATGAAATTCACACTCTCCTGGCTGAAGGATCACCTGGAAACAGAGGCCTCGCTCGAGGAAATCTGCGAGCGCCTGACCGCAATCGGTCTCGAGGTCGAGGACGTCGACGACAAGGCGGCCTACAAGCCTTTCGTCATCGCCAAGATCCTGACGGCGGAAAAGCATCCCGAGGCCGATCGCCTGAAGGTTCTCTCGGTCGATGCCGGTGACGGCAAGCCGGTGCAGATCGTCTGCGGTGCGCCGAATGCCCGCGCCGGCATGATCGGGGCCTTGGCACGGCCGGGCACCTATGTGCCGGGTATCGATGTCACCCTCTCGGTCGGCAAGATCCGCGGCGTCGAGAGCCACGGCATGATGTGTTCCGAAAAGGAGCTCAACATCTCCGAGGATCACAACGGCATCATTGACCTGCCCGAGGATGCGCCGGTCGGCACGTCTTTCGCGTCTTACGCTGGCCTCGACGATCCGATCATCGAGATCAATCTGACGCCGAACCGTCCGGACTGCACCTCCGTCTTTGGCATTGCCCGCGATCTCGCAGCCTCCGGTCTCGGCACGCTCAAGACAAGGAAGGCGCCTGCTTTCAAGGTCGAGGGCGAGACCCCGCATCAGGTGAAACTCGAGCTCGAAGATCATCTCTGCCCGGGCTTTGCCTATCGCCTCGTGCGCGGCGTGAAGAACGGCCCGAGCCCGAAATGGATGCAGCAGCGTCTGCTCGCGATCGGGCTGCGTCCGATCTCGGCTCTCGTCGATGTCACCAACTACATGACCTTCGATCAGGGCCGTCCGATGCATGTCTTCGACGCCGACAAGGTCCACGGCACACTGGTGGTTCGTCGTGCAAAGGACGGCGAGGAAATCCTCGCGCTCGACACCTACACCTACAAGCTGAACCCGAACAACGTCGTCATATCCGATGACAACGGCCCGGAATCGATCGGCGGCATCATGGGCGGCGAGCATTCGGGCTGCGATGAAAACACCGTCAATGTTCTGATCGAATCGGCACTCTGGGATCCGATCAACATTGCCAAGACCGGTCGCGCCCATGGTATCATCACGGATGCGCGCTATCGCTTCGAGCGTGGCGTCGATCCCGAATATATGGTCCCGGGCCTTGAGCGCACCACCGAACTGGTGCTCGACATGTGCGGCGGCGTCGCGGCCGAAGCGAAGGTCGAAGGCTACAAGGGCCACCAGAAGAAGGTCGTCGACTTCCCTTATTCGGAAGTGAAGCGCCTGACCGGCCTCACCGTTTCCAACGACGAGTCGCGCCAGATCCTGACCGCGCTCGGGTTCGAAGTCCTCTCGGGCGATGACAAGGTCGCCAAGGTCTCCGTTCCGTCCTGGCGTCCCGATGTCGATGGCAAGGCCGACCTCGTCGAAGAAGTCATGCGCATGTTCGGCGTCGACAAGATCAAGCCAGAGCCGCTGCCGCCGACCGGCTCGGTCAACGGCAAGATCCTGACGACCCTGCAGATCCGCACGCGCTCGGCGCGGCGGGCGCTCGCCTCGCGTGGCATGATGGAAGCAGTCACATGGTCCTTCATTCCAGCCGAGCACGCCAGGCTCTTCGGCGGCGGAAGCGAGGCGTTGAAGCTGGTCAACCCGATTGCGGCCGATATGTCGGACATGCGTCCCTCCCTGTTGCCGGGCCTGTTGACGGCCGCCCAGCGCAATGCCGACCGCGGCTTCGGTGATGTCGCGATCTTCGAAGTGTCGGGCACTTACGAAGCCGATACGCCGGAAGGTCAACGGCGTGTTGCCGGCGGCGTTCGGCGCGGAACCGCATCGATCGCCGGTGCCGGCCGCATGTGGTCGAATGGGGCCAAGGGCGGCGGCAAGCCCGTCGACGTCTTCGACGCCAAGGCCGATGCGCTCGCTGTGCTCGAAGCCTGCGGAATCCCGATGAGCAATGTGCAGATCGAGCAGGGTGGCCCCAAATGGTATCACCCCGGCCGGTCCGGCACGATCAAGGCGGGTCCCAAGGTCACGCTTGGCACCTTCGGTGAATTTCATCCGAAGACGCTGGAAGCGCTCGATGTCTCCGGCACGCTCTGCGGCTTCGAGATCTATGTCGATGCTCTGCCTGAGCCGAAAAAGAAGGCCACCCGCACCAAGCCGGCACTGGAGCTTTCGCCCTTCCAGATGGTCAAGCGTGACTTTGCATTCGTCGTCGAGAAGGCCGTCGAGGCAGGCGCGATCATCAAGGCAGCGACGAGCGCGGACCGCAAGCTGATCACGGGCGTCAACGTCTTCGATATCTTCGAGGGCGCTTCGGTGGGTGAGGGACGCAAGTCGGTGGCGATCGAAGTGCTGATCCAGCCCTCCGACAAGACCCTGACCGACGAGGATTTCGATGCGCTGACGAAGAAGATCGTCGGCAATGTCGAGAAATCGACGGGCGGTACGCTGCGCGCCTGACCTGTTTCTGGCAGGCGGCCCTGCCTGTCCTAAACAATGAAAAAGCCCTTTCCTCGTCTTCCGGGGAAAGGGCTTTTG
This DNA window, taken from Peteryoungia algae, encodes the following:
- the pheT gene encoding phenylalanine--tRNA ligase subunit beta; the encoded protein is MKFTLSWLKDHLETEASLEEICERLTAIGLEVEDVDDKAAYKPFVIAKILTAEKHPEADRLKVLSVDAGDGKPVQIVCGAPNARAGMIGALARPGTYVPGIDVTLSVGKIRGVESHGMMCSEKELNISEDHNGIIDLPEDAPVGTSFASYAGLDDPIIEINLTPNRPDCTSVFGIARDLAASGLGTLKTRKAPAFKVEGETPHQVKLELEDHLCPGFAYRLVRGVKNGPSPKWMQQRLLAIGLRPISALVDVTNYMTFDQGRPMHVFDADKVHGTLVVRRAKDGEEILALDTYTYKLNPNNVVISDDNGPESIGGIMGGEHSGCDENTVNVLIESALWDPINIAKTGRAHGIITDARYRFERGVDPEYMVPGLERTTELVLDMCGGVAAEAKVEGYKGHQKKVVDFPYSEVKRLTGLTVSNDESRQILTALGFEVLSGDDKVAKVSVPSWRPDVDGKADLVEEVMRMFGVDKIKPEPLPPTGSVNGKILTTLQIRTRSARRALASRGMMEAVTWSFIPAEHARLFGGGSEALKLVNPIAADMSDMRPSLLPGLLTAAQRNADRGFGDVAIFEVSGTYEADTPEGQRRVAGGVRRGTASIAGAGRMWSNGAKGGGKPVDVFDAKADALAVLEACGIPMSNVQIEQGGPKWYHPGRSGTIKAGPKVTLGTFGEFHPKTLEALDVSGTLCGFEIYVDALPEPKKKATRTKPALELSPFQMVKRDFAFVVEKAVEAGAIIKAATSADRKLITGVNVFDIFEGASVGEGRKSVAIEVLIQPSDKTLTDEDFDALTKKIVGNVEKSTGGTLRA
- a CDS encoding alpha/beta hydrolase: MGTTANILQEKTITVGTGEAARDIAVITRLGVAKDKPAVIWLGGYRSDMAGTKAIEMDALAAEQGLTAIRFDYSGHGVSGGDFRKGTISRWTEEALAVIADAGTSRVVLVGSSMGGWIALRVIQEAKRLGLPVTVAGLVLIAPAPDFTSDLIEPSLTEAERQSLSERGYFEEASDYSPEPNIFTRDLMEDGAKNRVLKGLIETGCPVHILQGMKDPDVPYQHALKLMEFLPLDDVVLTLVRDGDHRLSRPEDIARMKSAIISMI
- the rplT gene encoding 50S ribosomal protein L20 — protein: MARVKRGVTSRAKHNKVFKQAKGFYGRRKNTIRAAKAAVDRSKQFAYRDRKNNKRNFRALWIQRINAAVREFGLTYGRFIDGLNKAGIEVDRKVLSDLAIHEPAAFAKLVDASKKSLAYLKDAGTTNEFESAVK
- the pheS gene encoding phenylalanine--tRNA ligase subunit alpha; amino-acid sequence: MVELDVLKAQLLADIAAAGDEPAIEAVRVAALGKKGSVSELLKTLGTMTPEERQTRGAAINALKTEITEEIGTRKAALKDAAINARLKAETLDVSLPVRSSPAERGRIHPISQIVDEITAIFADMGFSIAEGPDIETDHYNFTALNFPDGHPAREMHDTFFLSPDENGDRKVLRTHTSPVQVRTMESQKPPIRIVIPGKTYRQDSDATHSPMFHQVEGLVIDKTANVGHMRWILEEFCKAFFEVDSVTMRFRPSFFPFTEPSFEVDIQCDRSSGPIVKFGEGKDWMEILGCGMVHPNVLRSGGLDPDEYQGFAWGMGLDRIAMLKYGMPDLRDFFNADVRWMSHYGFRPLDVPTLFGGLSS
- the infC gene encoding translation initiation factor IF-3, coding for MRRPFKTDAPVKDGPRSNREIRIPKVQLINDEGVNLGIISTDEALRMAEEAGLDLVEISPNAEPPVCKILDLGKLKFANQKKAAEARRKQKIVEVKEIKMRPNIDTHDYEVKMKAMNRFFEEGDKVKVTLKFRGREMAHQELGMKLLLQVKEDTLTIAKVEAEPKLEGRQMMMVLAPK
- the rpmI gene encoding 50S ribosomal protein L35, with product MPKMKTKSSAKKRFKITASGKVLAAAAGKRHGMIKRSNKFIRDARGTMVLAEPDGKKVIKNYLPNGL
- a CDS encoding serine/threonine protein phosphatase yields the protein MAYLGDGSDAPSGEIELEDDEIADVLRALVQSDDRVQCLDLPHRRLWIKRQGVKVLPRFVSFQGLVAALLRVPHLRPSPQLAPDAMQAREIARMHIFAAAGFPVPPIVFQSKTAMVMADVGPTLAERLNTLRTSDPVGHDALLVQAADGLGRVHAAGLSHGRPHVRDFFLSDDEVGFMDFEEDPASVMPLEMAQARDVFLYFLIVASRAIRPDETCPAALGAWSRHATDATQRELRSLTTLASRILPLIRLIGRVHMGSDLRRFIMATEFLMKAPLDRVASPNTAKAGQDG
- a CDS encoding DUF2442 domain-containing protein: MIEHLDNMRPVDLLCDDDLLHVELTDGRIVSVPISWYPPLKDAMPVERNNVEFMPTSIHWPDIDLDVTVVSMLLGRQASGARSLDASGKMQMGTRQ